The nucleotide sequence TCTACCaacaccaccgcagcaccgcacgtGGCAAGGCAACCGTTCCACTCTAGCGCGCAGGCTGATGATGGGTCTTGCACCGGACCGCATCGACATCACAACCGTCGCCTCCTCATTCTCGCGGCGCTATAGCACTTTAGCTCGCACGGGTTCTCTGCTGATGAATGCCCTTCTCACCCTGTCGCCGCTCTGCTGGTGCGCTGAGCAACGTAAAGCCACTGGAAGACAGAGGCCGACAAGAGGAGGGTGGCCGATGTGTCAAGCACatgccctcccctcctttgcATACGGTGCATCAACGCAGCTTGTCGGTGTCGACTCAGGGACGCTGTTCTGGTCCTCTGCGCGTTCCTTCTCTCACTACAGCGACAACCGTTTTTCGTTGGTGTGCGCACGTGATTGTACACGGCAACGCCGCCATGACCTCCACTACATCACCATCAACACCTTCTCTTTGGGCACACAACAATGATGACcacgcgcacccgcacctGCCCGGAGCACGGTAgactccccctccttcttcgcTGTCCTTCCCTCTATTCTACTtggctgctcctcctcgcggaTATCCTGTCGAGGGTGACGCTGACATCGACACCGAAACGAGGGTGGCAGtcccccttcttttcccGCCaaccccccttcccctccaccAACCGCACACCCAACTAtccgccaccaccaacacGACCATGCCCACCTCGTCTTGGCAGGCGGCGCATCTGCTCATTaagcacagcggcagccgcaaccCTGTGTCGCGCCGCACCGGGCAGCCAACCACCATATCGTACGAGGAAGCCGTCACGGAGCTGCAGAAGTGGCGCCAATCAATCGAAGAAGGTAGGGTGACCTTCGAGGAGGCCGCGCGACAgcgcagcgactgcagcagctacgcccgcggcggcgacttgGGCGTCTTCGGCCCTGGGGAGATGATGAAGCCATTTGAGGATGCCACGAAGTCTCTCGAGGTGGGGCATGTGAGCGGCATTGTTGTGACTGACAGCGGCGTGCACATCATCAAGCGTATAGCCTGAAGCGGAAACACTTCCCTGTTAGAGTGAGAGAGTGGCCTGGGTGGATTGTAGCATGGCTTTAACCCAGGCGAAGGCTGGGAGGAGAGTAGAGGTGAAGTgggcggcgggcgggcgAGTGCACAGCTGCCACTGATGTGTTTGAACCCCTGTAAAAGAAGAAGGTTCAGAAGGGCACAAGCTCTTCACCCTGTAAGcagccctcctcgccgcatCTCTGTATGCGTACGCGtgggtctctctctcttagCTCTCCTTCTCGTCGCTACCCGTCCACAAAATTGTCGATGCCTTTGTTCCTCTTGTGAGCAGTGCCTACCCGACGGccttggggggggggggctgcacacacacccctctCCGCGCGTGGCACCGCAGGGCCCAGTGTGTCCACTCTCTGTCTGNNNNNNNNNNNNNNNNNNNNNNNNNNNNNNNNNNNNNNNNNNNNNNNNNNNNNNNNNNNNNNNNNNNNNNNNNNNNNNNNNNNNNNNNNNNNNNNNNNNNNNNNNNNNNNNNNNNNNNNNNNNNNNNNNNNNNNNNNNNNNNNNNNNNNNNNNNNNNNNNNNNNNNNNNNNNNNNNNNNNNNNNNNNNNNNNNNNNNNNNNNNNNNNNNNNNNNNNNNNNNNNNNNNNNNNNNNNNNNNNNNNNNNNNNNNNNNNNNNNNNNNNNNNNNNNNNNNNNNNNNNNNNNNNNNNNNNNNNNNNNNNNNNNNNNNNNNNNNNNNNNNNNNNNNNNNNNNNNNNNNNNNNNNNNNNNNNNNNNNNNNNNNNNNNNNNNNNNNNNNNNNNNNNNNNNNNNNNNNNNNNNNNNNNNNNNNNNNNNNNNNNNNNNNNNNNNNNNNNNNNNNNNNNNNNNNNNNNNNNNNNNNNNNNNNNNNNNNNNNNNNNNNNNNNNNNNNNNNNNNNNNNNNNNNNNNNNNNNNNNNNNNNNNNNNNNNNNNNNNNNNNNNNNNNNNNNNNNNNNNNNNNNNNNNNNNNNNNNNNNNNNNNNNNNNNNNNNNNNNNNNNNNNNNNNNNNNNNNNNNNNNNNNNNNNNNNNNNNNNNNNNNNNNNNNNNNNNNNNNNNNNNNNNNNNNNNNNNNNNNNNNNNNNNNNNNNNNNNNNNNNNNNNNNNNNNNNNNNNNNNNNNNNNNNNNNNNNNNNNNNNNNNNNNNNNNNNNNNNNNNNNNNNNNNNNNNNNNNNNNNNNNNNNNNNNNNNNNNNNNNNNNNNNNNNNNNNNNNNNNNNNNNNNNNNNNNNNNNNNNNNNNNNNNNNNNNNNNNNNNNNNNNNNNNNNNNNNNNNNNNNNNNNNNNNNNNN is from Leishmania donovani BPK282A1 complete genome, chromosome 7 and encodes:
- a CDS encoding peptidyl-prolyl cis-trans isomerase/rotamase, putative; amino-acid sequence: MPTSSWQAAHLLIKHSGSRNPVSRRTGQPTTISYEEAVTELQKWRQSIEEGRVTFEEAARQRSDCSSYARGGDLGVFGPGEMMKPFEDATKSLEVGHVSGIVVTDSGVHIIKRIA